In a single window of the Coleofasciculus sp. FACHB-1120 genome:
- a CDS encoding iron uptake porin yields the protein MASLLPVSPNFNISGWTGLINARAESDPYKGSDAKIFTWALSFALPDVGGLGNLLGFVIGQPPKAIETDVVGREDPDTSLHLEAFYRYQITDNIAITPRFFVVTNPEQNANNDLIYVGTVRPSFVF from the coding sequence ATTGCAAGCCTCCTACCAGTCTCCCCGAACTTCAACATTTCCGGCTGGACGGGATTAATTAATGCTCGTGCCGAATCCGACCCATATAAAGGCAGCGATGCCAAAATCTTTACTTGGGCTTTGAGCTTTGCTTTGCCCGATGTTGGCGGACTTGGCAATCTGCTAGGATTCGTGATTGGTCAACCGCCCAAAGCGATTGAAACTGATGTTGTTGGGCGCGAAGATCCCGATACCTCTTTACATCTAGAAGCGTTTTACCGATATCAAATCACTGATAATATTGCAATTACCCCAAGATTTTTTGTTGTTACAAATCCCGAACAAAATGCTAACAACGATTTAATTTATGTCGGAACTGTCCGCCCCAGTTTTGTGTTTTAA
- a CDS encoding GTP cyclohydrolase II produces the protein MENPKKASSHKHIVLTSHPGKSGKKSVPIHWGESDPMKRGPIIGTLANPNQRNAIGTHSGSYAVYRALAIASGALQANHRADLTNTSPVVHIGPYPSWADANKIVSLDPFGAIVGEVFPSFYEEGYDIRPTIAVTKAHINMPELQDSVAKGRLQVDGQIIKNNGNLVVTKVAIDPVWYLPGIAKRLNIEESDLRRILFQQTGGMFPELVTRPDLHVFLPPIGGTTIYLIGDVAAITDPNRLLAVRVHDECNGSDVFGSDICTCRPYLVHGIEVCVQTAQAGGAGVIVYFRKEGRALGEVTKFLVYNARKRQEGGDRADAYFARTECVAGLQDMRFQELMPDVLHWLGITRIDRLVSMSDMKYNAITNSGIEVIQRIPIPDDWIPEDAWVEIAAKQAAGYYTPGEVPTATTLAEIKGRGLGD, from the coding sequence ATGGAAAACCCAAAAAAAGCATCTTCGCACAAGCATATTGTTTTAACATCCCATCCTGGGAAATCGGGTAAAAAATCGGTTCCCATCCATTGGGGAGAAAGCGATCCGATGAAACGAGGGCCAATTATTGGCACATTAGCTAACCCAAATCAACGGAATGCAATTGGTACGCATTCGGGATCTTATGCCGTTTATCGGGCACTTGCGATCGCATCGGGCGCACTCCAGGCAAATCACCGCGCCGATTTAACCAATACTTCTCCGGTTGTCCACATTGGGCCATATCCCAGTTGGGCAGATGCGAACAAAATTGTCTCACTCGATCCATTTGGAGCAATTGTGGGTGAAGTTTTCCCTTCATTTTATGAAGAGGGGTACGATATTCGTCCCACCATTGCTGTCACCAAAGCTCACATTAATATGCCGGAATTGCAAGATTCTGTGGCAAAAGGGCGCTTGCAAGTTGACGGTCAAATTATCAAAAATAACGGTAATTTAGTCGTCACAAAGGTCGCAATCGATCCAGTCTGGTATTTACCAGGGATTGCCAAGCGACTCAACATTGAAGAAAGCGATTTACGTCGCATTCTCTTCCAGCAAACAGGCGGGATGTTCCCAGAATTGGTAACGCGCCCAGATTTACACGTATTCTTACCACCGATTGGCGGCACGACGATTTATCTGATTGGCGATGTCGCCGCAATTACAGATCCCAACCGACTGCTTGCCGTGCGGGTACACGATGAATGCAACGGTTCAGATGTGTTTGGTTCCGATATTTGCACTTGTCGCCCTTATCTGGTGCATGGCATTGAAGTCTGCGTCCAGACAGCACAAGCAGGCGGCGCAGGGGTGATTGTCTATTTCCGCAAAGAAGGTCGTGCCTTGGGCGAAGTAACTAAATTTTTAGTTTACAATGCCCGGAAGCGTCAGGAAGGAGGCGATCGCGCAGATGCCTATTTTGCCCGGACTGAATGCGTGGCGGGACTTCAAGATATGCGGTTTCAAGAACTGATGCCGGATGTGTTGCATTGGCTAGGAATTACGCGAATTGACCGCTTGGTGTCGATGAGTGATATGAAATACAACGCGATTACAAATTCTGGTATCGAGGTAATCCAACGCATCCCGATTCCCGATGATTGGATTCCAGAAGATGCGTGGGTGGAAATTGCTGCCAAGCAAGCCGCTGGTTACTACACGCCGGGAGAGGTGCCCACTGCGACAACTCTGGCAGAAATTAAGGGACGGGGTTTAGGGGATTAG
- a CDS encoding URC4/urg3 family protein, translated as MSNSEREAIAYLRSPAAIRERCDRIFRLGCEDKLRYFRVDLTQLEKCADYVIGVMRDDYPDLDIPFHSRWRHFEVGNVPRLLELEQALTGLNRLEKAKVKFDLAIVSVLLDAGAGANWQYCEPETGQVFRRSEGLAVASFRMFFQGAFSSHSKSPLQVDADGLLQLTEDSLAQGFQVSEKNPLVGVEGRVQLLQRLGQVLAQNPKFFGTESPRLGNLVNYLWDSSNHGQLAASKVLSAVLEGLGEIWSGRLAIAGVNLGDVWIHSALPGDKKSDNYVPFHKLSQWLTYSLLEPLQELDLKITGLEELTGLPEYRNGGLCLDTGLLQVKDSAVLQERHPVGSEVIVEWRALTISLLDKIAATIRQKLNMTADELPLVKVLQGGTWSAGRKIAAQLREGGVPPIKIASDGTVF; from the coding sequence ATGAGCAATTCTGAACGGGAAGCGATCGCATATTTGAGAAGTCCGGCAGCAATTCGAGAAAGATGCGATCGCATCTTTCGTTTAGGCTGTGAAGACAAACTGCGTTACTTTCGAGTTGATTTAACGCAGTTAGAGAAATGCGCTGATTATGTCATCGGCGTGATGCGCGATGATTATCCCGATCTCGATATTCCTTTTCACAGTCGCTGGCGACATTTTGAAGTCGGAAATGTGCCTCGTCTTTTGGAACTTGAACAAGCTTTAACGGGACTGAATCGATTAGAAAAAGCGAAAGTTAAGTTTGATTTAGCGATTGTTAGCGTTTTACTGGATGCAGGCGCGGGTGCCAATTGGCAGTATTGCGAACCAGAAACGGGACAAGTGTTTCGGCGTTCGGAAGGCTTAGCCGTGGCTAGCTTCCGAATGTTTTTTCAAGGTGCTTTCTCTAGCCACTCGAAATCACCATTACAGGTAGATGCTGATGGACTCCTACAGTTAACAGAAGACTCTTTAGCGCAGGGTTTCCAAGTTAGTGAAAAAAATCCGCTGGTTGGGGTGGAAGGGCGCGTTCAGCTGCTACAGCGTTTGGGACAAGTCCTCGCTCAAAATCCTAAGTTTTTTGGCACCGAAAGCCCGCGTCTTGGCAATCTAGTCAATTATTTGTGGGATAGCAGCAATCATGGACAACTGGCTGCGAGTAAGGTGTTGAGTGCAGTTTTGGAGGGGTTAGGGGAAATTTGGTCGGGGAGACTTGCGATCGCTGGGGTAAACTTAGGCGATGTCTGGATTCATTCCGCTTTACCGGGAGATAAGAAAAGTGACAATTATGTGCCATTTCACAAACTCTCTCAGTGGTTAACTTATTCTCTTTTAGAACCTCTTCAGGAACTCGATTTAAAAATCACTGGACTAGAAGAACTTACAGGTTTACCCGAATATCGTAACGGTGGTTTATGTCTAGATACTGGACTGTTACAAGTCAAAGATTCAGCAGTTTTGCAGGAACGTCACCCAGTGGGTTCTGAGGTAATTGTCGAATGGAGGGCTTTAACGATTAGTTTGCTAGATAAAATTGCGGCAACGATTCGACAAAAGCTGAATATGACTGCTGATGAATTACCCTTAGTAAAAGTTTTACAAGGAGGAACTTGGAGTGCGGGGAGAAAAATTGCCGCACAATTACGAGAAGGCGGCGTTCCCCCAATTAAAATTGCAAGTGATGGAACCGTGTTTTAA
- the upp gene encoding uracil phosphoribosyltransferase gives MNAEVTVVEHPLIQHKLTLMRQTKTSTGKFRNLLKEIGMLLAYEVTRDLPLKYEEIKTPIAPMLAPMLAAEKKMVIVSIMRAGQGILDGILELIPSARVGHIGLYRDPTTHVAIEYYFKVPNDIEQRDILVVDPMLATGNSAVAAIDRIKEVSPMSIKFLCLLAAPEGIAHLRREHPDVSIYTAAIDEKLDEHGYIVPGLGDAGDRLYGTK, from the coding sequence ATGAATGCTGAAGTCACTGTAGTTGAACATCCCTTGATCCAACATAAATTAACCCTGATGCGGCAAACGAAAACCAGCACAGGAAAATTTCGCAATCTCCTCAAAGAAATCGGGATGTTGTTAGCTTACGAGGTGACGCGGGATTTACCGCTAAAATATGAAGAAATAAAGACGCCTATTGCCCCCATGTTGGCACCGATGCTGGCTGCTGAAAAGAAGATGGTGATTGTCTCAATTATGCGGGCAGGACAGGGGATTTTAGATGGAATTTTGGAACTGATTCCTTCAGCAAGAGTTGGGCATATTGGTTTATATCGCGACCCGACTACTCATGTGGCGATCGAGTATTATTTCAAGGTTCCAAATGATATTGAACAGCGAGATATTTTGGTTGTCGATCCCATGTTGGCAACCGGAAATTCAGCCGTTGCGGCGATTGACAGAATTAAAGAAGTTAGCCCGATGTCAATCAAGTTTTTGTGCTTGCTGGCAGCACCAGAGGGGATTGCACACTTACGTCGCGAACATCCGGACGTGTCTATTTATACGGCTGCAATTGACGAAAAATTAGATGAACACGGTTATATTGTCCCAGGACTTGGGGATGCAGGCGATCGCTTGTACGGGACAAAGTAG
- a CDS encoding HAD family hydrolase produces MSRYQLIIFDFDGTLAITHPAIISCVIKTFQTFNIDPPDEEQIRSVIGVTLAEAFPIFYPAIAPEEIPTWIQTFRHFYQTEGLLKIDLFSGVKQVIQAASSEGLNLAIVSVKHTKFLKLAVEKLKINTDFDLVIGDDGQTPTKPDARLFHSVIQPIYPDIQSNEVLVFGDSHVDLMFAKNAGLDACWATYGYGDRAKCLALNPTFVVNEISQLISIIKT; encoded by the coding sequence ATGAGTCGATATCAGTTAATTATTTTTGACTTTGATGGCACTTTAGCAATTACCCATCCAGCTATCATCTCGTGCGTTATCAAAACCTTCCAGACATTTAACATCGACCCGCCAGATGAAGAACAGATTCGCTCAGTCATTGGCGTTACGCTTGCTGAGGCTTTCCCGATTTTTTATCCAGCGATCGCGCCCGAAGAAATTCCTACATGGATTCAAACTTTTAGACACTTTTATCAAACAGAAGGGTTATTAAAAATCGATTTATTTTCGGGAGTGAAGCAAGTGATTCAAGCTGCATCCTCCGAGGGGTTGAACTTAGCAATTGTTAGCGTCAAACACACTAAGTTTTTAAAGCTTGCCGTAGAAAAGCTAAAAATTAATACTGACTTCGATCTGGTTATTGGCGATGACGGACAAACGCCAACCAAACCGGATGCAAGATTATTCCACTCAGTCATCCAGCCAATTTATCCAGACATCCAAAGTAACGAAGTTTTAGTATTTGGCGACAGTCATGTAGACTTAATGTTTGCTAAAAATGCTGGGTTAGATGCTTGTTGGGCTACTTATGGTTATGGCGATCGCGCAAAATGTTTAGCACTCAACCCAACTTTTGTCGTTAACGAGATTTCCCAACTGATTTCAATCATCAAAACCTAA
- a CDS encoding ABC transporter permease — MDNLNFFTDYLIASLRLSVPLAFAALGGLFSERSGVLNIGLEGMLLSGAFSSAAGAFFTGNVWLGMLLAIAVGGLVGLLHAYLCVTLRVDQLVSGLAINLTAAGLTSFWSRVLFNSGQAQQLPGIQIIGIPGLKHIPIIGNLLFNQDPLIYLLFLLVPLSTYLLFRTSLGLSLRAVGEYPRAADTAGVSVTKVRYVAVTLSGCLAGLGGAYLTLVHVRFFVEDMSAGRGFIALAALIFGRWHPFSTALACLLFGATEALQLRIQAFNLNIPYQFLVMLPYVIALLALVGLAGKSTPPAALGVPYIPESREQ; from the coding sequence ATGGACAATCTCAACTTTTTCACCGACTATCTAATTGCCAGCCTGCGCCTCTCAGTACCGTTAGCCTTTGCTGCCCTTGGCGGGCTGTTTTCCGAACGATCGGGAGTGCTAAATATTGGACTAGAAGGAATGTTACTCTCCGGGGCATTTTCGAGTGCGGCAGGAGCATTTTTTACTGGCAATGTTTGGCTGGGAATGCTGTTAGCAATCGCCGTCGGGGGATTGGTTGGACTGCTTCATGCCTATCTGTGCGTTACCTTGCGCGTCGATCAATTAGTATCTGGACTTGCCATCAATCTTACAGCAGCGGGATTGACTTCTTTCTGGTCGCGTGTCTTATTTAATAGCGGTCAGGCGCAGCAACTACCAGGCATTCAAATCATTGGCATTCCCGGATTAAAACACATTCCGATTATTGGGAATCTCCTCTTCAATCAAGACCCCTTAATTTACTTATTATTTCTGTTAGTTCCCCTGAGTACATACCTGCTATTTCGTACAAGTTTAGGCTTATCTTTACGCGCCGTTGGAGAATATCCCCGTGCTGCGGATACTGCTGGCGTTTCTGTCACCAAGGTCCGCTATGTTGCAGTCACTCTCAGCGGCTGTCTTGCAGGTTTAGGAGGAGCTTATCTAACATTAGTTCACGTCAGATTCTTTGTAGAGGATATGAGTGCAGGAAGAGGTTTTATCGCCCTTGCAGCTTTGATTTTTGGCAGATGGCATCCTTTCAGCACGGCTTTAGCTTGCCTGTTATTCGGTGCTACAGAAGCTTTGCAACTGCGAATTCAAGCCTTTAATCTGAATATTCCCTATCAATTTTTAGTAATGTTGCCTTATGTCATTGCGCTATTGGCGCTAGTAGGATTAGCTGGCAAATCAACCCCTCCCGCCGCCCTCGGTGTTCCTTACATTCCCGAAAGTCGCGAACAATGA
- a CDS encoding ISAs1 family transposase, with protein sequence MDRESILTSSLVQRLQCIRDYRAGRGKRYPLWMMLLIALLGVMSGCQGYKALEEFGIRHHQKLSEVLELNLERMPSDTTLRRMFQAINFEQLTQLFNTWAKEQFAPQAGEWVAVDGKSIKGTVQNRSDAFQNFVSVVSAYSHQRRVVLAHKSFENKVRSEIQVVEQLLAELSLTGVVVSMDALHCQKKPLPV encoded by the coding sequence ATGGATCGAGAAAGCATTCTCACAAGCAGCCTGGTACAAAGACTGCAATGTATTAGAGATTACCGCGCAGGGCGAGGGAAGCGATACCCATTGTGGATGATGCTATTGATAGCGCTGTTGGGCGTCATGAGCGGTTGTCAAGGATATAAAGCCCTAGAGGAGTTCGGCATCCGACATCATCAGAAGTTGTCTGAGGTGTTGGAGTTGAATCTAGAGCGGATGCCATCAGATACAACATTAAGGCGGATGTTTCAGGCAATCAACTTTGAGCAATTAACACAGCTGTTTAATACTTGGGCTAAAGAGCAGTTTGCACCACAAGCAGGAGAATGGGTAGCAGTGGATGGCAAAAGCATCAAAGGCACTGTGCAAAATCGCTCGGATGCATTCCAAAATTTTGTGAGTGTGGTGTCAGCATACAGTCATCAACGGCGAGTGGTGCTAGCCCACAAGAGCTTTGAAAACAAAGTACGAAGTGAAATTCAGGTGGTGGAGCAGTTGCTAGCGGAGTTGTCACTCACAGGCGTGGTGGTCAGCATGGATGCCTTGCATTGTCAAAAAAAACCGTTGCCCGTTTAG